TGCTGGGAGCACGAGCAGGACATCCGGCGTGCCGTCGCCCGACCGGGTCACCTCGACGGCCCCATCGCCGCGGCGGCCGTGCAGAAGGTCGCCGCCGCCGCGGGCTACGTGGTCGGGAAGAAGGCCGGCGCGCCCGACGGCAGCACGGTCGTGTTCGAGGTCCACGGGCCGGTCGAGCTCACCGTCCCGGTGGCCGTCGAGGGCCGGGCCCGCGTGCTCGAGGACGCGCCAGCGGATCCGACGGCCACGATCCGCCTCGACACCGAGGTGTACAACGCGCTCGGGTGCGGCCGCTGGAGCGGCGAGCAGGCGATGGCGAGCGGGCGCGTCGAGCTCGCCGGCGACACCGAGCTGGCGCGACGCGTCGTCGACAACATGGCGTTCACCATCTGAGAGCCGCCACGGCGTACCGTCGGCGCCGGTGACGCCATGACCGAGCCCGACGCGGGCGCGACGACGATGCCCCGGTACCGACGCGAGCCCATGCCGTCGTGGGTGCCGCGGGCGATCGTGATGTTCCTCGTCGGGGTGGCGGCTCTCGGCGTCCTCCGGTGGCTGGTCGGCCGCCTGCAGGACCTGCTGGTCATCCTGCTCGTCTCCCTCTTCCTCTCCTTCGCCATCGAGCCGGCGGTCAACTGGCTCGAGGCCCGCGGCATCCGGCGGGGACTCGGCACGTTCCTCACCTTCGTCGGCCTCGCCGTCGCGATGGGCGTGTTCTCGTTCTTCATGGGACGGTTGCTCGTCGAGCAGGTCGCCGACCTCATCGACCGGATGCCCGAGTACATCGAGCAGGTCCAGGACTGGGCGAACCGCACCTTCGAGCTGGAGCTGGAGGCCGACGAGCTCATCGCCGAGTTCCAGGAGGGCGGTCGGGCCCAGGAGATCGCCACGCAGATGGCGGGGAACATCTTCGAGATCAGCTCCCGGATCCTCGGCACCGTCTTCAACCTGCTCACGATCCTGCTGTTCACCTTCTACCTCGTGGCCGACGGCCCCCGCCTCCGCCGGGCGCTGTGCTCGGCGCTGCGGCCCGACCTCCAGCGCGAGGTGCTGAAGGTCTGGGAGATCGCCATCGCCAAGACCGGCGGCTACATCTACTCCCGCGCTCTCCTCGCCACGATCTCTGCGCTCTTCCACTGGGCGGCGTTCGAGATCGCCGAGGTGCCGTACTCGCTGCCGCTCGCCCTCTGGGTCGGTGTGATGAGCCAGTTCATCCCCGTCGTCGGCACGTACCTGGCCGGCGCCCTGCCGTTGGTCATCGGCCTCCTGCACGACCCGCTCACCGCGGTCTGGGTGGTCGGCATCGTCGTCGTGTACCAGCAGATCGAGAACTACCTGCTGCTCCCCCGCGTCAGCGCGCACACCATGCAGCTGCACGCCGCCGTGGCGTTCGGGGCGGTCATCGCCGGCTCGGCGATCCTCGGCGTCGTCGGGGCGCTGCTGGCCCTCCCGGTGGCCGC
This portion of the Actinomarinicola tropica genome encodes:
- a CDS encoding AI-2E family transporter, whose amino-acid sequence is MTEPDAGATTMPRYRREPMPSWVPRAIVMFLVGVAALGVLRWLVGRLQDLLVILLVSLFLSFAIEPAVNWLEARGIRRGLGTFLTFVGLAVAMGVFSFFMGRLLVEQVADLIDRMPEYIEQVQDWANRTFELELEADELIAEFQEGGRAQEIATQMAGNIFEISSRILGTVFNLLTILLFTFYLVADGPRLRRALCSALRPDLQREVLKVWEIAIAKTGGYIYSRALLATISALFHWAAFEIAEVPYSLPLALWVGVMSQFIPVVGTYLAGALPLVIGLLHDPLTAVWVVGIVVVYQQIENYLLLPRVSAHTMQLHAAVAFGAVIAGSAILGVVGALLALPVAATVQAFVSTYLSRHDVVESALTQQAAARPGLLERFRRT